From a single Rutidosis leptorrhynchoides isolate AG116_Rl617_1_P2 chromosome 5, CSIRO_AGI_Rlap_v1, whole genome shotgun sequence genomic region:
- the LOC139848793 gene encoding uncharacterized protein, with protein sequence MSCEMEVINERTALKPVQGGTWDLFTDGASCAEGAGPGLVLTAPSGKEHTYALRFYFDVTNNEAEYEALLAGLNIAHKMHVTKLRAFTDSQLVANQFNGSLNAHELSMQKYLKLLQESVVWYEHFELAQVPRSQNKKADALSKLAALTFSHFQKQFWVEELPSKSIDNDLMVASVEEEHPNWMEPIMQYIRNSVLPNDKREARLVRERAPIWATFGHPYIAMLHKLLSVARVAKGPGNDKFLIVAIDYFTKWVEAKAVRTITGVQKFTSVAHPQTNGLCEVTNRDIVSGIKKRFYEKRTGWVDELPNVLWVHHTTFKKSTGETPFSLVYGSEAVIPTEILVPTHRVANFDEETNNESLCENLNLIEERMLMAAIREANNKQQMAKYYNKGVRTLSFDVGEWVLRNNDASRAEKLGKLGPNWEGPYQVVAINAAGSYKLVDLEGRNLPNVWHAALLK encoded by the exons ATGTCCTGCGAGATGGAAGTAATTAATGAGCGAACAGCGTTAAAGCCAGTGCAAGGCGGGACatgggatttatttactgatggagCCTCATGCGCAGAGGGTGCTGGTCCGGGTCTAGTGTTAACAGCCCCAAGTGGTAAGGAGCATACGTACGCGCTGCGTTTCTATTTTGATGTAACAAATAATGAGGCTGAATATGAAGCACTACTTGCTGGTTTGAATATCGCGCATAAAATGCATGTCACCAAATTGCGCGCTTTCACAGATTCACAGTTAGTGGCAAATCAGTTCAACGGCTCTTTAAACGCTCATGAACTCTCAATGCAAAAATATTTGAAGTTATTACAAGAATCGGTTGTGTGGTATGAGCATTTTGAACTTGCACAAGTACCAAGAAGTCAAAATAAGAAAGCAGATGCGTTAAGTAAGTTGGCTGCGTTAACATTCTCACACTTTCAAAAGCAATTTTGGGTTGAGGAGTTACCAAGCAAGTCAATTGATAATGATCTAATGGTTGCGTCTGTTGAAGAAGAGCACCCAAACTGGATGGAACCAATCATGCAGTATATCCGCAATAGTGTTCTGCCGAATGACAAACGCGAAGCTCGCTTAGTTCGTGAGAGAGCACCAAT ATGGGCTACTTTTGGCCATCCTTATATCGCGATGTTGCATAAATTGTTAAGCGTTGCAAGAGTTGCCAAAG GTCCTGGCAATGACAAATTTTTAATTGTAGCAATCGACTATTTTACAAAATGGGTTGAGGCGAAGGCAGTTCGCACTATTACTGGAGTACAA AAATTTACGTCGGTTGCGCATCCGCAAACTAATGGCTTGTGTGAAGTAACTAATCGTGACATTGTAAGCGGAATCAAAAAGCGCTTTTATGAAAAACGCACTGGTTGGGTAGATGAGTTACCCAATGTTTTATGGGTGCATCATACTACATTTAAGAAGAGTACGGgtgaaacaccttttagtttggtatatggGTCTGAGGCAGTAATACCCACTGAAATTCTTGTGCCTACACATCGAGTTGCTAACTTTGATGAAGAAACGAATAATGAGTCTTTATGTGAGAATTTGAATTTAATAGAAGAGCGCATGTTAATGGCCGCTATTAGAGAAGCAAATAATAAACAGCAAATGGCTAAGTATTACAACAAAGGAGTGCGCACATTGTCTTTTGATGTAGGCGAATGGGTATTGCGGAATAATGACGCTAGTCGAGCAGAAAAACTTGGTAAACTAGGACCTAATTGGGAGGGTCCCTATCAAGTTGTTGCTATTAACGCTGCAGGTTCATACAAACTCGTAGACCTCGAAGGGCGAAATCTTCCCAATGTGTGGCATGCTGCTTTGTTGAAATGA